AGATAAAAATTAATAAAAGAAGCAGTGATTTTTTCATGTTCAGTTTTTTAGAAATCATTTTTGAATGATCAGTTGAATTACTTCATTTTTATCTGAAACCAAAATGTAAATTCCATTTGAGAGTGATCCTAAATCAGCAGATTCACAATTTTCAAAGTGAAGCAATTTTTTACCATGCATATCAAAAACAGCAAATGTTGATTTTTCAGACAAGTGAATTATGCCGTTTGAAGGGTTAGGGTAAACCTGCAATGATTTCAAACCATGCTCACTTAATTGTGTTGTATTGTTGTTTTGTAATGGGGTTGGTCCGTCAAACACAGCAAATGTATTAGATCCGTTAGGGTAGCGTCCAAATGAATAGTTTGAAGATGTTGCCGGGTACATTAATTCATCCATTAGTATTCCTTCAGATGTTTTCAGGTAAATGGTATTGATTGCGTTAGTAAGGTCACCTGAGGTATGATTTTCACCTTGATATGCTTCACCATCAAACCAGAAAAGTAAATATCCGTTTGCAGGTATGACCGTGCCGTTAGGAATTGTCCAGCTGTGCGTGCTCCATTGGAAAACACATCCTGAAAGGTTCATTGGCTTGTCATTTGGATTGAACAATTCAAGCCAATCATCATGCTCTTCAAAATTGTCTTCAAGATGATTTGTGTTTGATGCCATCAATTCATTAATGACTACAGATTGATATGTGTCATCTGTTTCAAAAATGGCGGTGAATACAGAGTCACCTGATGGATTCCAAAGAATTGTTTCATCGGTAATTCCACTCTCTTGCCATTCAACAAAACGATATCCGGGTTTAGCAATTGCGGTTAACGGCAATTCAACGGTGTTCATATAATATCCATTCCAAGGATAAACCGGATTATTCACCGCTGGAAGATTCTCATTGATCAGAATAGAATTAACTTGTACCATTCCCATGGTGGGGTCATTAACTTGCACGGTTACCATGCTTGAATCAGGATATCCCCATTTAATCATCATGTGATCTCTTACCTTGCGTTGTCTTCTGTCAGCAAAAACCTGCAAATAGTAAAAGTTAAGATCCCATTGGGTGAGGGTAGGGGTTTCAGATTGTCTGGTATATAGGGTGGTTGCTGTTGATGGGTATCTCCACCGCTCAACATTTTCAAGCATAGAAGGTGTAAGTGCGTTATATATTTCAGTTACTTTTTGACTCACTCTGTTTTTTCTGTATTGTGAATTGAGAAGGTCACACATCCGGTTGACAAATTTTTTCTTGAAAGTTTCGTTCTCAAGCATGCCTCTGAAAAAACGTGTGTATGAAGCAAATGTTCCACTAGCTACGGTAGCAGCATTTAAGGTGTTGACCGTGTAATATGCATTGCTGCAATCTCCGCCAAATGCTCCATCAAAATCATAAAATACCCATCTGAATTTGCCATCATGCGGTTTTGTTTTTTGAGGATTAAATGGCCCTGTTTTTCTCCATATAACCACGTTTGAATAAACCCAATCTACGTTGCTGAGAAAAATTTCAGAACACATATAATCAATGTAATTGTCTTCATCAATTTTTTCAAGGACATATTGATAGTGCTGATCAAGTGACATGTCATTGGCAATGATATAATCTTCAAGACTTGACATTTCATCAGCATCTACCTGAAATCCGTCTTGCACATCATATTCCTGATCAAGTATAGTGATATCGTTGTCATCAACTCCATATCTGTTTTGAATAAAATATTTGTCTACTCTTTCTTTAATAGTATGGATGCCCCAATATTCTCCGTTGATGAAAAGGATAAGATGACGCACGTGTTGTTGATCAACAGCAAGTCCTTCAGTTATCATGTTTGCTAAATCATCTCTTGGAAAACAACTTGGGCTATGTCCACCACCACGCAGAATAATGCGTTTGTATTTATCTAAAGCGTAGTTATCAAATAGGGGATAATTGAAATTGGTTTCCGGATCAGTATCTCCATATAAGCGCAGATTTTTTTTGCATGAAGATCTGCTTCCTCCACCATGAATTCGTGCTCTGACTTTTTTTGATAAGACAAGATTTCCACCGGCATCAAAATATTCAAGATTAGTGATGCGTTCCCAGGCAACTCCTTTTTCTGAATAGTTTCCATCCGGGTGATTACCGTAAACATAAATTCCACTTTCTTGAGAAAACATATCTACGCTGTCAACAACTAGAGATAAAACAGGCAGTGCATATCTAGATGCGCCCATTGGATCAATCATAAAAGTTTGTGTCACCGTTTCACTTGGAGCGTATCCCGGCTTGAAGGCTTTAAAACGAAGCACATTGATTTTATACACTTCACCATACGGAGGAAGCCAGCCACGGTCATTTGCTCTGTCTAAATCATACGCTCCCATCGGGTAATCAAATGATGGATTGGTAGGAATCATGGAATAAGAGTTAGGTTCACCGTTACGATTACTCAACTCAATTGGGCCTGTATAAATATTGTCTGAAGTGGTAGGTTCGTTCCCGTTAAGTGTATAGAAAATTGTTACTCCGCTCAGCTCATGATTCAAAGTAACAGCTACATCACTTGTGTAAATTCCTGATGTTTGATCTGAATAAGGCAAAGCAAGTTGTTGTGACATCAATGAAGTGCCAAAACAAAGTGCAAACACAATAATCAGAAAATTTCTCATTGCTTCAAATTTATGAATTTCAATTATTTGTACAAAGTTTTAACATGCATGAGATCTAATAAAAAGTCAGGATCTTCTTCTATTTTATTTCCGATAACAATAATATCTGCACCGGCATGGAAAGCCATTTCAACCTGGTCTGAAGTTTTGATACCTCCGCCAATAATTAATGGCACCTGAATTTGTTTTTTAACTGTACTGATCATGTCAGGCGAAACCGGATTCAATGCGCCACTGCCTGCATCTAAAAAAATTGCCTTTACTCCAAGCATTTCCCCTGCCAATGCAGTATTTGCGGCTATGCTATATTGATCAGGCGGAATTGGCGTAGTTTGACTCACGTATTGAACTGAACTGTTTTTTCCGCCGTCAATTAATAAATATCCGGTTGGTATTATTTCAGTTTGCATTGATTTTAATACAGGCGCTGCTTCAACATGATGTCCTATCAAATAATCTGGATTTCTTCCGGAAATCAATGTTAAAAATAATAGCGCATCTGCCTTTGGATGTACTTGATTATATGATCCCGGAAAAATCACGACCGGTATTTGGGTGTGCTCTTTAATGTATTGAATGCAGCTGTTGAAAGAACCTATATTTACTGTACTTCCACCAACAAAAATATAATCTGGTTTCAGTGCATTGATGCGCACTAATAATTCAGCAAGTTGTGATTCATTGGATGTTTTGTCAGGATCAACCAAAACTGCTAATTGCTTTTTACCTGAATTTATTTTTTCAGAAATTGTCATGGTATAATTCTTAAATAACCCGTTGTAATTTGGTTTTGATTTGTGGTGACAACTAAAATATAATTACCTTCTTTAAAATTAGCTATACTAACTGATGCATTTGAATCAGACAGATTTTTATTCTCAACTAATCTGCCCGACAAATCATATATAGCTAGTTGCATTGGGTATGATTCAGGCTGAAATCCGCTAATAAAAAAATGTGTTTTACAAGGGTTGGGATAAACAGCAACACCATCATCAATCGTTAATTCTGCATTACTTAAAAGAGGAATGAATGCCCAGAAATCTCGTAGATTGGTACCTGTGGTTCCGGTTCCGCAATAAGCAATATCACCAATGGTAAATGAAACCATATACCTTCTTGCTTGTCCGTCAAAATCTGCAATTTGAATCCAGCTGTCATTGGTGAAATCATACTTCCAGAAATCATCAAAATTTTCAGTGCCTTCATTATTGTTACCGGTGCCTATATAGGCTTCACCATTTAATACAAAACCTGTTGCATCTTGGCGTGGTGTTATACCAACGTCTGCTTTTTGGATCCAGGAATTGGTTGTTGGATCATACTCAAAAAAATCAGCTCTATCATCACCAAACACGTGACCTGTGCCAACATAACCTTTCCCGTTGTGCGCAAACGCTACTGCTGAGCTGCGTGCTTCACCGGTGAAATCTGCAATCTGAGTCCAGTTGTTAGTGGTTGGATTGTATGCATAAAAATCAGCAGCATATCCTGATTCGGTTTGTCCTGTTCCGCAATATCCTATATCGTCAATCATGAATGCACATGCCCCGCGACGAGGCACCCCGGGAAATGAATCAACCTGAACCCAAGTATTTATTAAGGGAATATATTTCCAAAAATCATTGCAATATTCACTATTGTCGTTTTCGCCAAGTCCAACATAAGCATAGCTGCCAATAGTGAAAGCACTTGAGTGATATCTGTAGCCTCCGCCATAATCTGCTATTTGTGTCCAGCTATTGGTGCCCGGGTCATACTCCCAGTAATCTTTGAAATAGGCTAGTCCGCCTGAATTGGTATGGCCCCCACCTATGTATCCTTTATTTCCAATTGAAAAGCCGGTACAACGGTGCCGCGCATCTCCTCCAAACGAGGCTTTTTGTATCCACATACCGCTTACGTTAAAGCTAAGCAAATGAATCAATGCTAAACTTACTATCAAATATAAAATATAACGGTGCATGGTACCCAATCTAACTGTTTACGAAAAAGAATGTCAGAAAGTTGTATTAATTATAGGTTAAATTTCAAAACACAGATTTGCCATTCATATCTTCATGTGAACACCAGCAAATAACAAATTCTCCTAAATCATGATAACGAAATATGTAATGGTGTAATTCTTTGTCTTTGATTACATCTGCATAAACTTCTTGGTTTCGAATTTTCAGCCTGATATTGTCTTTGAGGCTCAACCCTTCGGTATTTTCCATTTTGTAAATAGCCTCTTTGATGCTCCACGCAAGGGTTATCTGGGTGAGATCAAGTATATTTAACTCTTGAAGTTCTGAGTTTGAAAGAAATTTCTTTGATATTCGTATAAGTTTATCTGATTTGAATTCTGCATCTATTCCCACCTCATGTGTTGGATGATAGGCAATAGCAACAATATTACGTGAATGTGAAATGCTGATGAACCCTCCATTTTCAAGATATGGTCTTCCTTTCGTATCATAAGAAATTATTCTGCCAGAGTTAAATGAATGCCAAAGTACGCGTGTGTAAAGGAATTCAGCCTTGCGTTTGACTGATAGAAAGGAATTGTAGCGCATTAATTCATTTTCAGTTAATGCGTTTAGGGTTTCAGCAGGTAATGTCTTATTATCAAACTGAATATATTTTATCACGCTGCCGTTGTGTGATGCTAAGTGATGAATGGTGTACAATTGACAATCAGTTTAATTATGGTGCAAATTACAAAGGAGTTTTGTACTTTTGCAGCCTTATACTAAAGAAAAATTGACGATGAGCACTACAGAACAAAAATTAAAATACAAAGTCAAAGACATTAGTCTGGCAGAATGGGGAAGAAAAGAGATCCGCCTAGCAGAAGCTGAAATGCCCGGTTTGATGGCTTTAAGAGCAGAGTATGGATCAACCAAACCTCTCAAAGGAGCACGCATTGCTGGTTGTTTGCACATGACTATTCAAACAGCAGTATTAATTGAAACCTTAGTTGAATTGGGCGCTGAGGTTACTTGGTCATCATGTAATATTTTTTCAACTCAAGATCATGCAGCGTCTGCAATTGCTGCTGCAGGCATTCCGGTATATGCTTGGAAGGGTATGAATGAACAAGAATTTGACTGGTGCATTGAACAAACTCTTTTTGCCTTTGAAGGTGGTAAACCTCTGAATATGATTCTAGACGATGGTGGTGATTTAACGAATATGGTTTTTGATCGCTATCCTGAGCTGACAAAAGATATCCGTGGATTATCTGAAGAAACAACCACCGGTGTGCATCGTCTTTATGAGCGTGTGAAAAATGGTACTTTGGTGATGCCTGCAATCAATGTGAATGATTCTGTTACTAAATCAAAATTTGATAATAAATACGGATGTAAAGAGTCACTAGTTGATGCAATACGCAGAGCTACTGATGTGATGATGGCAGGCAAGGTTGCCGTTGTTGCCGGTTACGGTGATGTAGGTAAGGGATCAGCAGCTTCGTTAAAAGGGGCGGGTGCCCGTGTGATTGTGACTGAAATTGATCCTATTTGTGCATTGCAGGCCGCAATGGATGGTTTTGAAGTAAAGCCAATGGATAAAGCCGTAATGGAGGCAGACATTGTTGTTACCGCTACCGGTAATAAAGATATCGTGCTTGGTCGTCATTTTGAAAAGATGAAAGATAAAACCATCGTGTGCAACATTGGTCACTTTGACAATGAAATTGATGTAGCATGGCTTAACAAAAACTGGGGAAAAACCAAGTTAGAAGTTAAACCTCAAGTTGATTTGTATACCGTGAATGGAAAAGACATTATCCTTTTAGCTGAAGGTCGTTTGGTTAATCTTGGTTGCGCAACCGGGCACCCTTCTTTTGTAATGTCAAACTCTTTTACAAATCAAACGTTAGCTCAAATTGAACTGTGGAATAATTCTGCTGCATATAAAAATGATGTCTACACACTTCCAAAACATCTAGATGAGAAAGTTGCGCGTTTACACCTTGCTAAAATTGGGGTAGAACTGGAAACTCTCTCTGAAGAACAAGCTAAATATATTGGTGTTACTGTGGCCGGTCCGTTCAAAGCAGAACACTACAGATATTAATATTTTTAGAACGAAATTAATTTCAAATCCTGCCTCTTTAGAAGGCGGGATTTTTTTTAATTATAGATACTTACCGTGTAGGCGCCGTCCCAGGTAGTGTAATATTTTTTTAGTCCAAATTGAGCTGGCCCTGCAAGTACCTGTCCGTTTTGAATGCTAAATCGTGAACCTGAGCAAGTATCTATCAACTCAAAAATATTATCCGGATTTACCATGACAATAGCACATGCGTCGTCTGAATTATAAGTGGAATGTCTGTCAAAGGCTACAAATTCTGAAAAATTGTTGTAGACTACGATACCTCTGGATCCCCCATTAACATAGCTATATCCCCCTGGTGCATTCAAAGCCTGATAGGCAGGCAAATCTAAGTTAATAGTCACGTTAACAGGCACATTAGGAATTGGGTATTTCTCTTCCTTACATGAAATTGTCAACAATGCCAGAAAGAGCATTGCAATAATTCGTTTTCTTGAATATATTTGAAACATGAAAGTGAATCTTCAAAAACTATTAACGAAATTATTAATAATTATTTCAGTTACGCTCATTTTACCTTCTGAGGGGTTTGTGCAAGATAAAGGAGCGAAGTCTATTAAATCAGGCGGTGGTGGTTCACGCAATAAAAGTCGTGGCTTGAGAAGCAGCTACAGCTCCAGAAAAAGATCCGGTCGCAAACACTGGAATAATCAAGACAAAGAAACCAGAAAACGTATGAGGCGTGCAGCTCGCAACGCAAAAAGACGTCAAAAGGGAAAACCAATGAAGAATAACAGACTGGTATAATAAACTCAGTTTTCGGTTTTATTTTTCTTTATCCTTTAGTTCTCAGTATCTAAATTTGTCAGTGAGTAAAAACGGTTAAGATTTTGTTATTTTTTTTTGCTCGACCAGATTTTATTTACCTATATTTACCCGCTATTGTATTTTAGGAATATTTAACAAATACGCTTACTTATGCTGAAGTCTCTACGATTGGTAATTACAACTTTCTTGTTGTCAGCTGGTTTTGCCTACGCGCAAACCGGTACAGGTTCTATCAAAGGAACAATTACCGATAAAGTATCTGGTGAACCCCTTCCCTTTGTTAAGGTGATTGTTTTTTCGGGTGACCAGCAAAAAGGTTATGCCGCAACTGATTTTGACGGCAAGTTCCTTATCAGTTCTCTCGCTCCCGGTTCCTATGATGTGGAATTGAGATTTGTCGGTTATCAAACTGTGAGACAAACCGGAGTTATCGTGAGTTCTGATAAATACACCATTTTGGATGATCTTCAAATGGGACAAACCGCTGAAATGCTTGATGTGGTTGAGGTAATTACGTATTCAGTTCCTCTTATCAATAAAGACGGGGGTGCTTCTGGTGGTACGGTAACTCGTGAAGATATTTCCAAAATGCCAACTCGTGATGCAACCGGGATTGCTACTACCGTGGGTGGTGTCTATAACGCAGAAGGTTCAGGAGCATTGCAAATTCGCGGTGCACGTGCTGAAGATTCATATTATTATATTGATGGTATTAAAGTGCGCGGTTCTTCTTCTTTGCCTAAAGCGGCTATGCAAGAGGTGTCGGTTATTACTGGTGGTGTGCCAGCAAACTATGGTGACGTAACGGGCGGTATTATTTCTATTACTACTCGCGGTCCTTCTGCCCAGTATTTTGGATCGTTTGAAGGCGTAACTTCTGGATTCTACTTCAATGGTCAAGATCCACTAGGTTATGACGGCAAAGTGTTTGGTCTTGATAAATACGGATATAATCTGTTGGAAGGAATGATCTCTGGTCCACTATTAATGAAAAAGGATTCTACCGGTGCAAAAACAGATCCCATTTTAGGTTTCTTCATTTCTGCCAACTTTACTGATGAGCTTGACAGCCGCCCACTTACTAATGGCGGTGCATGGAGAATAAAACAAGATGCTCGTGATTCTTTGTTGCTGAATCCTTTGCGTCCAACAGGTATCGGACAAGGTACTTATTATAATGCCAGTTATTTGAGAAATGATACTGAAAATCCTGAAAATTCAGATTTCGAACAGGTTCCTTGGAGAATGAATGCTCGTGGTCGTTCTGCTTCTTTCGCAGGTAAAATTGACGTGAATGCGGGACCTTCAATCAACTTGACTTTTGGTGCCTCGGCTGCATATTATAATGGAAGAGGATATTCTTATCAAGGTTCATTGATGAACTTCGAAAATTTTGGCCTCAATACATCATTCGACTGGCGTGTGTACGGTCGTTTCACTCAACGATTCGCGAACGATGATGCAAACTCTGCTTCAAAAGTTAAAAATGCTTTCTACTCTATCATGATTGATTACTCTCAGTCTTATGACAGATCTTGGGATGCTACTCATCAAGACCGTATTTTCAACTATGGTCATGTTGGTACATTCACTACCTACAGAATTCCAACTTATGAATTCAATCAAGATGGGGATAGCTTGATACATAATGGTTATCAAGATGTTTTGGTGACTTTTGATCCAAATTATACAGTTTCGAAAGACGGTGATACTGCGCTTACTGCATTATCGGCGATAACAAATCAGTACTATCAGATTTATGAAGGGAATCCTTTTGGTAATTACGAAAATCAATTCCAGATCCAACAAGGTGGTGGCTTGAGAAACGGAGACGTACCTGATAATGTATATGGTATTTGGGATAACCTTGGAACTCCATATAATTATTATGGATATTCACAGGCTGATCAGTTCCGTATTACTGGTTCTGGTACTGTTAACCTAAGCGATCATGCTATTTCACTTGGTTTCGAATATGAACAGCGCTGGGATAGAAACTTCGGCGGCGCACCAATCGGTATTTGGACAATTGCTCGTCAGTATATGAATAACCATATTCTTGAGTATGACAAATCAGTTGCAGGTTCTACTTATGATTTTTATGGAACCTTTCCGCGTGTCACCTATGACAGATTGAATGCTGCACCTGGTGATTACGGTGGACAACAATCTAATGATGCTCAATATTTCTTTGATTATAATGTGCGTCTCGGTCAAGGTCTGAATCCTGACGGAACTGATTTTGTTGACATCGATGCTATTGATCCTAATTTCTTCACATTGGATATGTTCAGCGCAGATGAATTGTTGAATTCAGGAAATAATATTTTTAGCTGGTATGGGTATGACCATGTTGGTAATAAAGTGAAAGGCGCTACAAACATCAATGATTATTTTACCGAATTTGATGAGAATGGAAATTATAAACGCCATATTGGAGCTTTCCAGCCAATCTATGTCGCGGGATACGTGATGGATAAATTTGCATTTGATGATATTATTTTCAACGTAGGTGTTCGTGTTGACATGTTTGACGCAAATCAACCGGTATTGAAAGATCCATACTTATTATACACTGCTAAAACCGTAGGTGAAATATCGCAATTTGACAACGGTACGGCCATCACTCACCCTGATAATATGGGCGATGATTATGTAGTTTATGTCAATGATGTAAACAACATCACTGCTATTAACGGTTACCGTAACGGTGACACTTGGTATGATGCCAATGGTGTTGAGGTGTCTGATCCTACTGTCATTTCTGGAAGTAAAGGTATTGCACCATGGTTAGTTGATCCATCGCTTACAAACCCAACAGCTGATGCATTTGAAGATTATAAACCACAAATTAATGTGATGCCTCGTATCGCATTCTCGTTCCCAATCTCTGATGAGGCTTCATTCTTTGCACACTACGACATCTTGACAAAACGTCCTACAACCGGTAATCGTTTTGACCCTATTGATTATCAATTCTTGCAAACGAGAAATGAAATCATTAATAACCCGAATTTGAAACCTGAAAAAACCATTGACTATGAGCTCGGTTTCCAACAAGTATTGAGTCGTACCTCATCATTGAAAATCTCTGCTTTCTACAAGGAACAAAGGAATCAGGTTCAGTTGATGAACGTACTGATGGCATATCCAAACACCTACCGTACATACGGCAATCGTGACTTTGGTACAGTTAAAGGGTTGACGATCATGTATGACCTTAGAAGAACCGGCAATGTCCGTATGACAGCTGCTTACACATTGCAGTTTGCTAACGGTACAGGGTCTGATCCAAATTCTGCTCTTGCACTTGTAAACTCAGGTTCTCCAAACTTGCGTACTATTTTCCCTTATTCTTACGATCAACGTCATGCATTCTCAATTGTGTTGGATTATCGTTACGGAACAGGGAAAGATTACAACGGACCAAAAATTGGAAATTTTGAGGTATTTGGAAACACTGGATTAAACATTGTAACTAACATTGGTTCTGGTACTCCTTATTCAGGTTTGAAAACTCCAGTTGGTGATGGTTTGATTTCTCCAAATAGCTCACAATTGGAAGGAACAGTAAACGGTTCAAGAAAACCTTGGACTTATCGTATAGATCTTCAATTAGACAGAAATTTTGATTTGGAATTTGGCAATGATGAAAATAAAAAGAAAGCGGCATACCTGAATGTATACTGCCGTGTTACAAATATTTTCAACTTCCAAAACGTACTTAATGTATATCGTGCAACAGGTAACGCATCAGATGACGGATATCTTGCTGCTGCACAATATCAGACTTCAATTCAAAGTCAATTGGATGAACAAGCATTCAGAGATTATTATCTGATGAAGGTTGCAAACCCTTTCAACCTTGGTTTCCCAAGAACAATTCGTATAGGTGTAAAATTTGATTTTTAATCAGACATAAATTCAAATTCAAAAGATTATGAAGCGAATAATCGTAAGTGTTGTAATGATGGGGATAGCCGGATCAGTTCTGGCTTATAAGGACATGAACAGTCATGGCCCTGTTACCCCTTCAGGTGGAGATGATCGCGCAGCCGGCTGTGCTCCGGCAAATGAAAGACTCTTCATGGAGTTTAATAATGTGCGTGCATTGATTGAAACAGGCGGTAGCTTGTGGCAAGATCGTGCCAATTCAAAAGCATCTTATGAAGTACCAGTTGGAGGTGATAACCACGTCTTGTATTCAGGTGCGCTTTGGATGGGTGGTGAAGATATCAATGGACAATTGAAATTAGCTGCACATAAATTTAGAACTGGGAATGACTTCTGGCCGGGTCCTTTGGGAGGATTAATCGCCGGTTCTGGTAATTTCAATCCTTTCGTTGTGCAAAATGCAGATATGATTTTGGTGCGCGACAATGGTGCCGCTGACATTATCCCATCTCAATGTACCAAGTATGATAAATTTTTTACCATTCGTAAAGCAGAGGTAATGCAGTTCATCACATGGTGGAATTGCCAGAATGGAGTACTTGATCCGGAAGATTGCGAAGAAGTGCTTGAAATGGATCAAGAAGTGTTAGACCGTATCGTAAACTGGCCTGCTCATGGTGATCCAAGTTTAGGAGAAGATTTTTACTTAGCTCCTTTTTATGACAATGCGCCTCCGGGCCAATCGCCTAATGGAATCTATGATCCTATTAATGATGGTGATTATCCATGGTATGATGTGCGTGATGAAATTGATTGCCGTAACGATCGTCGTGTAACCTTGTTTGGTGACGAAACGCACTGGTGGGTATTCAATGACAAAGGAAACATTCACACTGAATCTGGTGGTGACCCAATTGGTATGGAAATTCGTGCGCAAGCTTTTGCCTTTGCAACCGACGATGCGGTGAATGATATGACTTTTTATAACTACGAATTGATTAACAGAGGAACTCAAACTTTGTATAATACCTATTTCGGACAATGGGCCGACCCGGATGTTGGATTTGCAACCGATGACTATGTAGGTTGTGATGTTACTCGTGGTTTGGGTTACGCTTATAACGGTGATGCTGTTGACCAAGGTGGTAACGGTCAACCTGGTTATGGTAACAACCCTCCAGCTGTTGGTATTGACTTTTTTGAAGGCCCATATCAAGATGTTGACGGGGTTGATAATGCCAAAGGGATTGGACCCAATGAAGCATTGAACGGAATTGGATATGGCGATGGTATCGTTGACAACGAGCGCTATGGAATGAGACGTTTCGTCTATTACAACAACTCAAGCGCTCAAAACGGTGAACCAGATAATGCAACGGATTATTACCGCTATATGCAAGGTATTTGGAAAAATGGCTCTCCAATGCGATATGGTGGAGATGGATTCAATACCGGTACAACTAGTTTGGAAGCTGATTTTATGTTCCCGGGTGATTCAGACCCGCAAAATTGGGGAACTGATGGAGTAGATCCTGGTTTTGAATGGACAGAAATCACTGCCGGTAACCCGCCTGCTGACCGTCGTTTTATTCAGTCTGCCGGACCATTCGTACTTTCTCCAGGTGCGGTAAATAACATTACAGTTGGTGTTGTTTATGGACGTAGTGACGAAACTGATCTTGAAGCATCTGTGCGTGCAATGAAAACTGCTGACACAAAGGCTCAGGCTTTATTTGATAACTGCTTTGAATTAGTTGAACCGCCTGTGGCGCCTACTTTAACTATTCAAGAAATGGAAAATCAATTGATTCTTTATTTAACTGACCCTCCAGGTGTAAACATTGAGTCATATTATGAGCGTGATAAAATCAACATCATTACTCCTGATGAATTGATTGATCAAGGGATTTATTATGATGATACTTTCTGGTTTGAAGGTTATCAGGTCTTCCAAATGCGCGATGAGCTTTCTGCGGTTACTCAATTGGATGATATTGAACAAGCACGTTTGGTTGCACAGTGTGATATTGTCAACGGTGTATCAAAATTGGTGAACTATACTTATGATGAGGAATTAGATATCTCGATTCCTGCTGTTATGGTTGAAGGAGCTGATGAAGGATTGAAACATTCATTTGTAATTACTGAAGACCTTTTTGCAACCGGTGATCGTAAACTGGT
This genomic stretch from Crocinitomicaceae bacterium harbors:
- a CDS encoding T9SS C-terminal target domain-containing protein; its protein translation is MKRIIVSVVMMGIAGSVLAYKDMNSHGPVTPSGGDDRAAGCAPANERLFMEFNNVRALIETGGSLWQDRANSKASYEVPVGGDNHVLYSGALWMGGEDINGQLKLAAHKFRTGNDFWPGPLGGLIAGSGNFNPFVVQNADMILVRDNGAADIIPSQCTKYDKFFTIRKAEVMQFITWWNCQNGVLDPEDCEEVLEMDQEVLDRIVNWPAHGDPSLGEDFYLAPFYDNAPPGQSPNGIYDPINDGDYPWYDVRDEIDCRNDRRVTLFGDETHWWVFNDKGNIHTESGGDPIGMEIRAQAFAFATDDAVNDMTFYNYELINRGTQTLYNTYFGQWADPDVGFATDDYVGCDVTRGLGYAYNGDAVDQGGNGQPGYGNNPPAVGIDFFEGPYQDVDGVDNAKGIGPNEALNGIGYGDGIVDNERYGMRRFVYYNNSSAQNGEPDNATDYYRYMQGIWKNGSPMRYGGDGFNTGTTSLEADFMFPGDSDPQNWGTDGVDPGFEWTEITAGNPPADRRFIQSAGPFVLSPGAVNNITVGVVYGRSDETDLEASVRAMKTADTKAQALFDNCFELVEPPVAPTLTIQEMENQLILYLTDPPGVNIESYYERDKINIITPDELIDQGIYYDDTFWFEGYQVFQMRDELSAVTQLDDIEQARLVAQCDIVNGVSKLVNYTYDEELDISIPAVMVEGADEGLKHSFVITEDLFATGDRKLVNHKKYYYIAVAYAYNQYKEYDPNDPQLLDGQKNPYLRSRISGTGKGIESVVGIPHDPTPENDGTIFTTSYGYQPEITQIEGEGNGGTFLELTDASVSTILANGKIDHPTYKSGYGPIDVKVIDPLNLQEGTYTVGFGNDEPKLNNDIWWICRDFNGVKDTVWSDYTIGVSNEQLILDWGLSVTISQQFYTGNPPETNYYTDPIDAVISYADSSKMWLWGVPDNDSYYPTNWIRSGTASENATDNTECVATAWIQNPCFYNDKALDDESKYEKLLNGTIAPYNRVGYECYGMPLGRPGHTYVDPDPAGWWTTISASQTKASFYQLHDVDIVITADKSKWTRCPVLEMNDNPTQCEYSSDDVMYMRSDESVDKDGNPDGTGTGMGWFPGYAIDVNTGARLNMAFGENSWLAGDNGDDMIWNPTSSFADNVGNPTFGGMHYVYVFGENVDDSGCPSYDEGTWLASKWDTSLPSGTRNTNFLTSWKNCFWVFEPLLLFDQELLQTDVKISARINKPYKEREVNGENDGSPMYQFTITEPTRTMNSDQLISVLDNINVVPNPYYAYSSYETSKLDNRIKITNLPERCTVTIFNMQGALVRSFEKDDPLTSLEWDLKNHKGIPIAGGVYLIHIEVPIVDASGNQIGTEEKVLKWYGVLRQVDLDNL